TCGCCGTACCCTCTTTTCTATTACCTTGATTGTACCATTTCTCATTATACTTTAATAAACACATTTATTATTCGTTTCTGACTGCCAATTACGCCAAAAAAGGGCTAAAATTTTTCTAGCGTAGAATTTGGCTATGTGTCTCAGCTCCATTCCCACTACGAGGCTGGAACCAGTCTGGACACCGTGATGGAAGACAAGCATTTGAAGCCACAGTGCGGTCTTCAAATGTTTGCGAAGCTTGGTTCGCTAACGCGGTAACCATCTTCACAAATCCATAATCAGTAACCAAACCCGTTACTGATTATGCCATCACGGTGCGAGCTAAATTCCACGTCAGACGAAATAGCGCCAAAAAAGGAATCCAACCCAGTTAATGGTCGAATTCCTTTTCATGCGTTTATATTAATCTTCAAAACCGTCAGTTGTCATTGATTGTTCAAACAACCCACGGACATCAGCTGGTGTCATTGCAACATACGCACCAGTCGCAAGATTGCCGACTTTAACAGCGCTTGCCGCCATCACATCAAAGTGCTTATCATCAGTAATATCAACGCCAGGTAAAGTTGTTGGTACCTCCAATGACTTCACCCAGTCGTAAGTCTTTTGAATCGCAAGTTCTGCGACAACTTGGTCATTGTCGTTGTTAATTCCCCAGACATTCCGGCCAAATTCAGCAAACCGTGGCAAAGTTTCGGCACTCAAAACAAATTTCATCCACCGCGGGGTCAAGATACCAAGCCCAACTCCGTGAGTGATGTCGTAATACGCTGAAAGTTCGTGTTCAATTGGGTGAACTGTCCAACCATTTTCGTTACCAACCCGTACCCAGCCGTTCAAAGCTTGCGTTGAAGCCCACATTAAGTTAGCCCGCGCATCGTAATTTTCAGGATCTTGCAAGGCAATTGGCGCCCACTTAATTACTGAACGATAGATACCTTCCATTTGGCCACGCGTAATATCAATATTTTCAGCCTTATCGAAGTATTGTTCCGTTAAGTGTGAAAAGATATCAATTGAGCCGGCAGCAGTTTGCCACTTGGATACTGAGTAAGTCAGTGTGGGATCAAGGAATGAAACGGCTGGCGTATTTGGGCCGAAGCTACCAAGCTTTTGGTTAGTTTCCGGATTAGAAATAACTGAACCAGCATTCATTTCCGTCCCAGTTGCTGAAAGTGTCAAAATATCAACAATTGGTAATTGGTTGATGCTGTGTCGCTTGCTTGGATCAAGCACTAAATCCCATGGATCAGCGTCGTAAAATTTGGCTGAACCAATAACCTTCGACGCATCAATTACTGACCCACCACCAACCGCTAAAATGACATCAATATCATTTTCCTTGACGAGCTTTTGACCTGCACGCACAGAATCAATCTTTGGATTAGGTTCAATCCCAGACAATTCAGTAACATTCAAGCCATCAAGTGCCTTCAAGACCCGTTCGTACAAGCCAGACTTCTTGATTGAACCACCACCATAAGTTAACAAGACGTTGTTCCCAAATTGTGCAATTACTTCGTGTAATTCACTATCAATTCGTCCTTCACCAAAACGAATATCAGTTGTGTTTTTAAATTTAAAATTAAGCATGTTTGCCTCCATCTTTCATTACCGTAGTACTAACACGGATTGTGCTAATGTAAAACCGAATAGTTCTGATAAGAGTAGCATAATATCTACTTGCAAATTGTACAGCGGATAGCGATTTTATACAACGCATTTATGTAAGCGCTGTACTCACCTATTTCGCATTTTCCATCATCGCAGTCCATTCATCACGCCGAACTTCATAAAATCCCAATACTGGTTTCGCCAGTACCGAACTTGTCGAATCCCAATTACTTCAGTACCGCCCAATAAGTATTCAATGGCACATTGGCACCATGAATCAACGCAACTTGATCCACGAAAAACTGTGCCAGCACCGGAGTTACACCTCGAGCCACCAATTTTTCTAGTGTGAAAGCGTATTTAACATACCCAACTTCCCAATCCGCATCTTGCATTGTCGTCGAATCAATTGCGCCATCATTCACGAGTTGCAACGCTAATTTGTCGGTAATTTGGGCAATGTGGTGTTTTGTCACAAGTGTCCGAATATTAGCCTCATGTTCAGGCATAAACGCACTCAATTGGCCTTGGACATTAGCAGCGATATAGTGATTTTGTTGCCGCGCATCCGTGATTTCCAAGTCCCATTCTGCATACAAAATGGTATCCGCCAACTCACGAACTACCGCAAAAGTTGCCGCTAGCTGTGCAATATCATCAAAATACCATGACGAGTGGGCAAATACGACCTTGTCAAAATGCTGAATTGGCAAAAATTCAGTACCTGCCAAAATATCTCTATTGAAATACGCATCAACACGACTGCATAATTCAGATTGTTTTAAATAATCAATTGCTTGCCCTAATGTAAATGGCGCACCGTAATCTGCACCAGCAATATCAACACCAACAACATGCCCAGTTTCACCAACTGCATACGCCAGTGCCGCCAACATATCGCCTTGCCCAGAACCAATTTCTAAAATTTTATCGCCTGGCTTAATATCCCACTGTGCAATTAACTCTAAACGGTGGGCCGTTTGTGTATCTTGAATTGTCGTATCATCATCGTGGAGCATATTACTGACGATATAATCGACGATTTGTTTATCTGTCATTTTTCTTCACTTTCTTGTTTTCACTATAATC
This is a stretch of genomic DNA from Periweissella cryptocerci. It encodes these proteins:
- a CDS encoding iron-containing alcohol dehydrogenase, with product MLNFKFKNTTDIRFGEGRIDSELHEVIAQFGNNVLLTYGGGSIKKSGLYERVLKALDGLNVTELSGIEPNPKIDSVRAGQKLVKENDIDVILAVGGGSVIDASKVIGSAKFYDADPWDLVLDPSKRHSINQLPIVDILTLSATGTEMNAGSVISNPETNQKLGSFGPNTPAVSFLDPTLTYSVSKWQTAAGSIDIFSHLTEQYFDKAENIDITRGQMEGIYRSVIKWAPIALQDPENYDARANLMWASTQALNGWVRVGNENGWTVHPIEHELSAYYDITHGVGLGILTPRWMKFVLSAETLPRFAEFGRNVWGINNDNDQVVAELAIQKTYDWVKSLEVPTTLPGVDITDDKHFDVMAASAVKVGNLATGAYVAMTPADVRGLFEQSMTTDGFED
- a CDS encoding SAM-dependent methyltransferase translates to MTDKQIVDYIVSNMLHDDDTTIQDTQTAHRLELIAQWDIKPGDKILEIGSGQGDMLAALAYAVGETGHVVGVDIAGADYGAPFTLGQAIDYLKQSELCSRVDAYFNRDILAGTEFLPIQHFDKVVFAHSSWYFDDIAQLAATFAVVRELADTILYAEWDLEITDARQQNHYIAANVQGQLSAFMPEHEANIRTLVTKHHIAQITDKLALQLVNDGAIDSTTMQDADWEVGYVKYAFTLEKLVARGVTPVLAQFFVDQVALIHGANVPLNTYWAVLK